The Anastrepha ludens isolate Willacy chromosome X, idAnaLude1.1, whole genome shotgun sequence genome includes a window with the following:
- the LOC128869229 gene encoding uncharacterized protein LOC128869229: MSRNEDSLSARPGWFLKRKSEAIFRQMESMHRLATTEALRSLDHVDLTLKLELVDNIRSNFELTQNRLEEEDPDELDTDARQQFLNIFISVKGAITRELQSNRLDSHLHSTTRNFSPQDSQSVVVLKQPKSCLPELKLPTFRGNYSDWPQFFSMFRTIIDREAELTKVEKLQHLRSCLADAALDTIKSLEIRESNYDKALELLNNRFDNKRLIFQAHIRELFGLESVEGKVATNLRRLTDKFLSHIRALQTLGSIEQLADSLLIHIVMQKLDSTTQNMWEEKVSSNELPTWEGMALFLEKR; the protein is encoded by the coding sequence ATGTCAAGGAATGAAGACTCTCTATCCGCACGACCAGGATGGTTCCTGAAAAGGAAAAGTGAAGCTATTTTTAGGCAAATGGAATCCATGCATCGTCTCGCAACAACCGAAGCCCTACGCTCACTGGATCATGTAGATCTCACGTTGAAATTGGAACTAGTAGACAACATACGGAGTAATTTTGAGCTCACACAAAACCGCCTGGAAGAAGAAGATCCTGACGAATTAGACACTGATGCTCGACAGCAGTTCTTgaacatatttatttcagtCAAAGGCGCCATCACTCGCGAGCTGCAGTCCAACCGCTTAGATAGCCATTTACATTCAACCACACGCAATTTTTCGCCTCAGGACTCGCAATCTGTGGTTGTTCTTAAGCAACCAAAATCTTGTTTACCGGAACTGAAGTTGCCAACGTTTAGAGGCAACTACTCAGATTGGCCACAATTTTTCTCCATGTTTCGCACCATAATTGACCGAGAAGCTGAATTAACTAAAGTGGAAAAACTCCAACATCTCCGCTCATGCCTTGCAGATGCCGCGTTGGACACCATAAAGTCCTTAGAAATTCGCGAATCTAACTATGATAAAGCTCTTGAATTACTAAATAACCGATTTGATAACAAGCGTTTAATTTTTCAGGCACATATCCGTGAGTTATTTGGACTAGAAAGTGTCGAAGGAAAGGTGGCAACAAATCTCCGGCGGTTAACGGATAAATTTTTGTCACATATTCGTGCATTACAGACTTTAGGCAGCATAGAACAATTGGCCGACAGCTTGCTGATACACATCGTTATGCAGAAACTTGACTCCACTACTCAAAACATGTGGGAGGAAAAAGTGTCATCCAATGAGCTACCCACTTGGGAAGGCATGGCGTTGTTCCTAGAAAAAAGGTAA